The following nucleotide sequence is from Tissierellales bacterium.
CCCTCTTTAAAAGTATTGGTTTATCTGATTTTCCAACCTTCTTTAGTAGCGAGAAGTTCTGCATATTCCTAGCTCCAATTTGGATTATATCTGCATATTTCTCAACTACTTCTAAGTCCTCAGCATCCATAAGTTCTGTAACTACAGGAAGTCCAACTTCATCCCCAGCTTTTCTAAGCATCTTTAAACCCTCTTCTCCAAGGCCTTGGAAGCTATATGGTGATGTTCTAGGTTTGAATGCTCCACCTCTTAAAACATTGGCTCCAGCTGCTTTCACCTTCTTAGCAATTTCAATCATTTGATCACTGCTTTCTATTGAGCACGGTCCTGCTATTATCATAGAATTTCCTCCACCAATCTTTTGCCCCTTAACCTCAATAATTGTATCCTCTGCTCTGTG
It contains:
- the aroF gene encoding 3-deoxy-7-phosphoheptulonate synthase — encoded protein: MKLVSREHRAEDTIIEVKGQKIGGGNSMIIAGPCSIESSDQMIEIAKKVKAAGANVLRGGAFKPRTSPYSFQGLGEEGLKMLRKAGDEVGLPVVTELMDAEDLEVVEKYADIIQIGARNMQNFSLLKKVGKSDKPILLKRGLSATIEEFLMSAEYIMASGNPNVILCERGIRTFEKYTRNTIDLTVVTAIKELSHLPIMVDPSHATGRWHMVAPLSKAAVVIGCDGLMVEVHNNPKEALCDGDQSLKPEKFEQLMTAIDKIRAAM